One window from the genome of Solea solea chromosome 2, fSolSol10.1, whole genome shotgun sequence encodes:
- the runx1 gene encoding runt-related transcription factor 1 isoform X1, producing MSCCRVCTKDWSMNPGALSSSGPLSWAMYLMRKGRSGSGVFDPAPGRRYTPPSTTLASGGKMAEALPLGAQEAGGGASLLGKLRMADRGMVEVISDHPGELVKTDSPNFLCSVLPTHWRCNKTLPIAFKVVALGEIADGTLVTVMAGNDENYSAELRNATAAIKNQVARFNDLRFVGRSGRGKSFTLTITVFTNPPQVATYQRAIKITVDGPREPRRHRQKMDEVKPGSLAFSERLTELEQLRRSSMRVTPPHHHHHQTSANARQSAALNSATFSSPTHSQITADSRQMQSSPSWSYDQSYPYLGQITTPTVHTANPLSPGRSSLSDLSSRLTGPDLTAFGDPRMALERSFSSLPSLPDSRFPDPRVHYPPTAAAFTYTPSHNPVSNGALGITMATAMATTPGGRYHTYLPPPYPANTPHQTQNGPFQSTSSPYHLYYSAAGSYQFSMMAGGGGSSDSRSPPRILPPCTNASTGSALLHPSLPNQNEGVGVEVESSHSSSPTNMAAAEAVWRPY from the exons ATGAG CTGTTGCCGCGTCTGCACCAAGGACTGGAGCATGAACCCTGGGGCGCTCTCCAGCTCAGGCCCCCTCTCCTGGGCCATGTACCTGATGAGGAAAGGCCGGTCAGGCAGCGGAGTCTTTG aCCCAGCCCCTGGCCGGCGTTACACTCCCCCCTCCACCACGCTCGCCTCCGGGGGGAAGATGGCAGAGGCCCTGCCTCTCGGGGCGCAGGAGGCCGGCGGTGGAGCGTCTCTGCTGGGCAAGCTGCGCATGGCAGACCGTGGCATGGTAGAG GTGATCTCAGATCATCCAGGCGAGCTGGTGAAGACGGACAGTCCCAACTtcctctgctctgtgctgcCGACACACTGGAGGTGTAACAAGACTCTGCCCATCGCTTTTAAG GTCGTCGCCCTGGGTGAAATCGCTGACGGCACCCTGGTGACGGTGATGGCGGGAAATGATGAGAATTACTCGGCAGAGCTCCGCAACGCCACGGCTGCCATCAAGAACCAGGTGGCCCGATTCAACGACCTGCGCTTTGTCGGCCGCAGTGgaagag GGAAGAGTTTCACTCTGACCATCACCGTCTTCACCAACCCTCCTCAAGTGGCCACCTACCAAAGAGCAATTAAAATTACAGTGGATGGTCCGAGAGAGCCACGGC GTCATCGTCAAAAGATGGACGAGGTCAAACCGGGCTCTCTGGCGTTCTCTGAGAGGCTAACAGAGCTGGAGCAGCTGAGACGGAGCTCGATGAGGGTGACACCtcctcaccatcatcaccatcaaacCTCGGCCAACGCCCGCCAATCTGCAGCACTCAACTCCGCCACATTCTCCAGTCCCACACACTCTCAGATAACTGCTG ATTCAAGACAGATGCAGTCGTCTCCGTCTTGGTCCTACGACCAATCGTATCCCTACCTTGGCCAAATAACCACGCCCACCGTCCACACAGCCAACCCCCTATCGCCTGGTCGCTCCTCTCTCAGTGACTTGTCCTCACGTctcacag gtcctGACCTCACGGCCTTTGGTGACCCCAGAATGGCCTTGGAACGatccttctcctctctcccctcatTGCCCGACTCCCGCTTCCCGGACCCTCGCGTCCACTACCCCCCCACAGCGGCTGCCTTCACCTACACTCCCTCTCACAACCCTGTCTCCAACGGCGCCCTTGGCATCACTATGGCAACAGCCATGGCGACCACGCCGGGAGGGAGATACCACACCTACCTGCCTCCTCCCTACCCTGCGAACACCCCGCACCAGACTCAGAATGGACCTTTCCAGTCCACCTCCTCACCATATCACCTGTACTACTCTGCTGCCGGATCGTACCAGTTCTCCATGATGGCCGGAGGGGGAGGCAGCAGTGACTCGCGCTCCCCTCCCAGGATCCTGCCGCCGTGCACCAACGCTTCAACAGGCTCCGCCCTCCTGCACCCCTCCTTGCCCAATCAGAATGAAGGAGTGGGTGTCGAGGTGGAGTCCAGCCACAGTAGCTCCCCGACGAACATGGCCGCTGCTGAGGCCGTGTGGAGACCTTACTGA
- the runx1 gene encoding runt-related transcription factor 1 isoform X4, with protein MSCCRVCTKDWSMNPGALSSSGPLSWAMYLMRKGRSGSGVFDPAPGRRYTPPSTTLASGGKMAEALPLGAQEAGGGASLLGKLRMADRGMVEVISDHPGELVKTDSPNFLCSVLPTHWRCNKTLPIAFKVVALGEIADGTLVTVMAGNDENYSAELRNATAAIKNQVARFNDLRFVGRSGRGKSFTLTITVFTNPPQVATYQRAIKITVDGPREPRHSRQMQSSPSWSYDQSYPYLGQITTPTVHTANPLSPGRSSLSDLSSRLTGPDLTAFGDPRMALERSFSSLPSLPDSRFPDPRVHYPPTAAAFTYTPSHNPVSNGALGITMATAMATTPGGRYHTYLPPPYPANTPHQTQNGPFQSTSSPYHLYYSAAGSYQFSMMAGGGGSSDSRSPPRILPPCTNASTGSALLHPSLPNQNEGVGVEVESSHSSSPTNMAAAEAVWRPY; from the exons ATGAG CTGTTGCCGCGTCTGCACCAAGGACTGGAGCATGAACCCTGGGGCGCTCTCCAGCTCAGGCCCCCTCTCCTGGGCCATGTACCTGATGAGGAAAGGCCGGTCAGGCAGCGGAGTCTTTG aCCCAGCCCCTGGCCGGCGTTACACTCCCCCCTCCACCACGCTCGCCTCCGGGGGGAAGATGGCAGAGGCCCTGCCTCTCGGGGCGCAGGAGGCCGGCGGTGGAGCGTCTCTGCTGGGCAAGCTGCGCATGGCAGACCGTGGCATGGTAGAG GTGATCTCAGATCATCCAGGCGAGCTGGTGAAGACGGACAGTCCCAACTtcctctgctctgtgctgcCGACACACTGGAGGTGTAACAAGACTCTGCCCATCGCTTTTAAG GTCGTCGCCCTGGGTGAAATCGCTGACGGCACCCTGGTGACGGTGATGGCGGGAAATGATGAGAATTACTCGGCAGAGCTCCGCAACGCCACGGCTGCCATCAAGAACCAGGTGGCCCGATTCAACGACCTGCGCTTTGTCGGCCGCAGTGgaagag GGAAGAGTTTCACTCTGACCATCACCGTCTTCACCAACCCTCCTCAAGTGGCCACCTACCAAAGAGCAATTAAAATTACAGTGGATGGTCCGAGAGAGCCACGGC ATTCAAGACAGATGCAGTCGTCTCCGTCTTGGTCCTACGACCAATCGTATCCCTACCTTGGCCAAATAACCACGCCCACCGTCCACACAGCCAACCCCCTATCGCCTGGTCGCTCCTCTCTCAGTGACTTGTCCTCACGTctcacag gtcctGACCTCACGGCCTTTGGTGACCCCAGAATGGCCTTGGAACGatccttctcctctctcccctcatTGCCCGACTCCCGCTTCCCGGACCCTCGCGTCCACTACCCCCCCACAGCGGCTGCCTTCACCTACACTCCCTCTCACAACCCTGTCTCCAACGGCGCCCTTGGCATCACTATGGCAACAGCCATGGCGACCACGCCGGGAGGGAGATACCACACCTACCTGCCTCCTCCCTACCCTGCGAACACCCCGCACCAGACTCAGAATGGACCTTTCCAGTCCACCTCCTCACCATATCACCTGTACTACTCTGCTGCCGGATCGTACCAGTTCTCCATGATGGCCGGAGGGGGAGGCAGCAGTGACTCGCGCTCCCCTCCCAGGATCCTGCCGCCGTGCACCAACGCTTCAACAGGCTCCGCCCTCCTGCACCCCTCCTTGCCCAATCAGAATGAAGGAGTGGGTGTCGAGGTGGAGTCCAGCCACAGTAGCTCCCCGACGAACATGGCCGCTGCTGAGGCCGTGTGGAGACCTTACTGA
- the runx1 gene encoding runt-related transcription factor 1 isoform X2 has translation MVFLWDAKYDPAPGRRYTPPSTTLASGGKMAEALPLGAQEAGGGASLLGKLRMADRGMVEVISDHPGELVKTDSPNFLCSVLPTHWRCNKTLPIAFKVVALGEIADGTLVTVMAGNDENYSAELRNATAAIKNQVARFNDLRFVGRSGRGKSFTLTITVFTNPPQVATYQRAIKITVDGPREPRRHRQKMDEVKPGSLAFSERLTELEQLRRSSMRVTPPHHHHHQTSANARQSAALNSATFSSPTHSQITADSRQMQSSPSWSYDQSYPYLGQITTPTVHTANPLSPGRSSLSDLSSRLTGPDLTAFGDPRMALERSFSSLPSLPDSRFPDPRVHYPPTAAAFTYTPSHNPVSNGALGITMATAMATTPGGRYHTYLPPPYPANTPHQTQNGPFQSTSSPYHLYYSAAGSYQFSMMAGGGGSSDSRSPPRILPPCTNASTGSALLHPSLPNQNEGVGVEVESSHSSSPTNMAAAEAVWRPY, from the exons ATGGTGTTTCTGTGGGACGCAAAATACG aCCCAGCCCCTGGCCGGCGTTACACTCCCCCCTCCACCACGCTCGCCTCCGGGGGGAAGATGGCAGAGGCCCTGCCTCTCGGGGCGCAGGAGGCCGGCGGTGGAGCGTCTCTGCTGGGCAAGCTGCGCATGGCAGACCGTGGCATGGTAGAG GTGATCTCAGATCATCCAGGCGAGCTGGTGAAGACGGACAGTCCCAACTtcctctgctctgtgctgcCGACACACTGGAGGTGTAACAAGACTCTGCCCATCGCTTTTAAG GTCGTCGCCCTGGGTGAAATCGCTGACGGCACCCTGGTGACGGTGATGGCGGGAAATGATGAGAATTACTCGGCAGAGCTCCGCAACGCCACGGCTGCCATCAAGAACCAGGTGGCCCGATTCAACGACCTGCGCTTTGTCGGCCGCAGTGgaagag GGAAGAGTTTCACTCTGACCATCACCGTCTTCACCAACCCTCCTCAAGTGGCCACCTACCAAAGAGCAATTAAAATTACAGTGGATGGTCCGAGAGAGCCACGGC GTCATCGTCAAAAGATGGACGAGGTCAAACCGGGCTCTCTGGCGTTCTCTGAGAGGCTAACAGAGCTGGAGCAGCTGAGACGGAGCTCGATGAGGGTGACACCtcctcaccatcatcaccatcaaacCTCGGCCAACGCCCGCCAATCTGCAGCACTCAACTCCGCCACATTCTCCAGTCCCACACACTCTCAGATAACTGCTG ATTCAAGACAGATGCAGTCGTCTCCGTCTTGGTCCTACGACCAATCGTATCCCTACCTTGGCCAAATAACCACGCCCACCGTCCACACAGCCAACCCCCTATCGCCTGGTCGCTCCTCTCTCAGTGACTTGTCCTCACGTctcacag gtcctGACCTCACGGCCTTTGGTGACCCCAGAATGGCCTTGGAACGatccttctcctctctcccctcatTGCCCGACTCCCGCTTCCCGGACCCTCGCGTCCACTACCCCCCCACAGCGGCTGCCTTCACCTACACTCCCTCTCACAACCCTGTCTCCAACGGCGCCCTTGGCATCACTATGGCAACAGCCATGGCGACCACGCCGGGAGGGAGATACCACACCTACCTGCCTCCTCCCTACCCTGCGAACACCCCGCACCAGACTCAGAATGGACCTTTCCAGTCCACCTCCTCACCATATCACCTGTACTACTCTGCTGCCGGATCGTACCAGTTCTCCATGATGGCCGGAGGGGGAGGCAGCAGTGACTCGCGCTCCCCTCCCAGGATCCTGCCGCCGTGCACCAACGCTTCAACAGGCTCCGCCCTCCTGCACCCCTCCTTGCCCAATCAGAATGAAGGAGTGGGTGTCGAGGTGGAGTCCAGCCACAGTAGCTCCCCGACGAACATGGCCGCTGCTGAGGCCGTGTGGAGACCTTACTGA
- the runx1 gene encoding runt-related transcription factor 1 isoform X5 encodes MVFLWDAKYDPAPGRRYTPPSTTLASGGKMAEALPLGAQEAGGGASLLGKLRMADRGMVEVISDHPGELVKTDSPNFLCSVLPTHWRCNKTLPIAFKVVALGEIADGTLVTVMAGNDENYSAELRNATAAIKNQVARFNDLRFVGRSGRGKSFTLTITVFTNPPQVATYQRAIKITVDGPREPRHSRQMQSSPSWSYDQSYPYLGQITTPTVHTANPLSPGRSSLSDLSSRLTGPDLTAFGDPRMALERSFSSLPSLPDSRFPDPRVHYPPTAAAFTYTPSHNPVSNGALGITMATAMATTPGGRYHTYLPPPYPANTPHQTQNGPFQSTSSPYHLYYSAAGSYQFSMMAGGGGSSDSRSPPRILPPCTNASTGSALLHPSLPNQNEGVGVEVESSHSSSPTNMAAAEAVWRPY; translated from the exons ATGGTGTTTCTGTGGGACGCAAAATACG aCCCAGCCCCTGGCCGGCGTTACACTCCCCCCTCCACCACGCTCGCCTCCGGGGGGAAGATGGCAGAGGCCCTGCCTCTCGGGGCGCAGGAGGCCGGCGGTGGAGCGTCTCTGCTGGGCAAGCTGCGCATGGCAGACCGTGGCATGGTAGAG GTGATCTCAGATCATCCAGGCGAGCTGGTGAAGACGGACAGTCCCAACTtcctctgctctgtgctgcCGACACACTGGAGGTGTAACAAGACTCTGCCCATCGCTTTTAAG GTCGTCGCCCTGGGTGAAATCGCTGACGGCACCCTGGTGACGGTGATGGCGGGAAATGATGAGAATTACTCGGCAGAGCTCCGCAACGCCACGGCTGCCATCAAGAACCAGGTGGCCCGATTCAACGACCTGCGCTTTGTCGGCCGCAGTGgaagag GGAAGAGTTTCACTCTGACCATCACCGTCTTCACCAACCCTCCTCAAGTGGCCACCTACCAAAGAGCAATTAAAATTACAGTGGATGGTCCGAGAGAGCCACGGC ATTCAAGACAGATGCAGTCGTCTCCGTCTTGGTCCTACGACCAATCGTATCCCTACCTTGGCCAAATAACCACGCCCACCGTCCACACAGCCAACCCCCTATCGCCTGGTCGCTCCTCTCTCAGTGACTTGTCCTCACGTctcacag gtcctGACCTCACGGCCTTTGGTGACCCCAGAATGGCCTTGGAACGatccttctcctctctcccctcatTGCCCGACTCCCGCTTCCCGGACCCTCGCGTCCACTACCCCCCCACAGCGGCTGCCTTCACCTACACTCCCTCTCACAACCCTGTCTCCAACGGCGCCCTTGGCATCACTATGGCAACAGCCATGGCGACCACGCCGGGAGGGAGATACCACACCTACCTGCCTCCTCCCTACCCTGCGAACACCCCGCACCAGACTCAGAATGGACCTTTCCAGTCCACCTCCTCACCATATCACCTGTACTACTCTGCTGCCGGATCGTACCAGTTCTCCATGATGGCCGGAGGGGGAGGCAGCAGTGACTCGCGCTCCCCTCCCAGGATCCTGCCGCCGTGCACCAACGCTTCAACAGGCTCCGCCCTCCTGCACCCCTCCTTGCCCAATCAGAATGAAGGAGTGGGTGTCGAGGTGGAGTCCAGCCACAGTAGCTCCCCGACGAACATGGCCGCTGCTGAGGCCGTGTGGAGACCTTACTGA
- the runx1 gene encoding runt-related transcription factor 1 isoform X3, translating to MAEALPLGAQEAGGGASLLGKLRMADRGMVEVISDHPGELVKTDSPNFLCSVLPTHWRCNKTLPIAFKVVALGEIADGTLVTVMAGNDENYSAELRNATAAIKNQVARFNDLRFVGRSGRGKSFTLTITVFTNPPQVATYQRAIKITVDGPREPRRHRQKMDEVKPGSLAFSERLTELEQLRRSSMRVTPPHHHHHQTSANARQSAALNSATFSSPTHSQITADSRQMQSSPSWSYDQSYPYLGQITTPTVHTANPLSPGRSSLSDLSSRLTGPDLTAFGDPRMALERSFSSLPSLPDSRFPDPRVHYPPTAAAFTYTPSHNPVSNGALGITMATAMATTPGGRYHTYLPPPYPANTPHQTQNGPFQSTSSPYHLYYSAAGSYQFSMMAGGGGSSDSRSPPRILPPCTNASTGSALLHPSLPNQNEGVGVEVESSHSSSPTNMAAAEAVWRPY from the exons ATGGCAGAGGCCCTGCCTCTCGGGGCGCAGGAGGCCGGCGGTGGAGCGTCTCTGCTGGGCAAGCTGCGCATGGCAGACCGTGGCATGGTAGAG GTGATCTCAGATCATCCAGGCGAGCTGGTGAAGACGGACAGTCCCAACTtcctctgctctgtgctgcCGACACACTGGAGGTGTAACAAGACTCTGCCCATCGCTTTTAAG GTCGTCGCCCTGGGTGAAATCGCTGACGGCACCCTGGTGACGGTGATGGCGGGAAATGATGAGAATTACTCGGCAGAGCTCCGCAACGCCACGGCTGCCATCAAGAACCAGGTGGCCCGATTCAACGACCTGCGCTTTGTCGGCCGCAGTGgaagag GGAAGAGTTTCACTCTGACCATCACCGTCTTCACCAACCCTCCTCAAGTGGCCACCTACCAAAGAGCAATTAAAATTACAGTGGATGGTCCGAGAGAGCCACGGC GTCATCGTCAAAAGATGGACGAGGTCAAACCGGGCTCTCTGGCGTTCTCTGAGAGGCTAACAGAGCTGGAGCAGCTGAGACGGAGCTCGATGAGGGTGACACCtcctcaccatcatcaccatcaaacCTCGGCCAACGCCCGCCAATCTGCAGCACTCAACTCCGCCACATTCTCCAGTCCCACACACTCTCAGATAACTGCTG ATTCAAGACAGATGCAGTCGTCTCCGTCTTGGTCCTACGACCAATCGTATCCCTACCTTGGCCAAATAACCACGCCCACCGTCCACACAGCCAACCCCCTATCGCCTGGTCGCTCCTCTCTCAGTGACTTGTCCTCACGTctcacag gtcctGACCTCACGGCCTTTGGTGACCCCAGAATGGCCTTGGAACGatccttctcctctctcccctcatTGCCCGACTCCCGCTTCCCGGACCCTCGCGTCCACTACCCCCCCACAGCGGCTGCCTTCACCTACACTCCCTCTCACAACCCTGTCTCCAACGGCGCCCTTGGCATCACTATGGCAACAGCCATGGCGACCACGCCGGGAGGGAGATACCACACCTACCTGCCTCCTCCCTACCCTGCGAACACCCCGCACCAGACTCAGAATGGACCTTTCCAGTCCACCTCCTCACCATATCACCTGTACTACTCTGCTGCCGGATCGTACCAGTTCTCCATGATGGCCGGAGGGGGAGGCAGCAGTGACTCGCGCTCCCCTCCCAGGATCCTGCCGCCGTGCACCAACGCTTCAACAGGCTCCGCCCTCCTGCACCCCTCCTTGCCCAATCAGAATGAAGGAGTGGGTGTCGAGGTGGAGTCCAGCCACAGTAGCTCCCCGACGAACATGGCCGCTGCTGAGGCCGTGTGGAGACCTTACTGA